DNA sequence from the Thermus tengchongensis genome:
GGAAAAGGGTCAGCAGGGCTAAAACCACCCCGATGGCGGTGAAGACCAGGATGGCCTTGTTGAAGGCGGTGTTGATCTCCGTTCGGACTTCCATCCGGATGGCTTCCGCCTTTGCCGCCACCTGTGCGATCTGGGCTTGTAAGTTCTCCTCGGTTTTGGCGATGCGGGTTTCCAGGTCGGTGCGGACCTGGGTGATTTGGGCCTCCAGCCTCTCTTCGGTTTTGGCGATGCGGGCTTCCAGCTCGGCGCGGGTTTGCCCGATCTGGTCCTCCAGCTTCTCCTCGGTTTTGGCGATGCGGGTTTCCAGGTCGGTGCGGACCTGGGTGATTTGGGCCTCCAGCCTCTCCTCGGTTTTGGCGATGCGGGTTTCCAGGTCGGTGCGGACCTGGGTGATTTGGGCCTCCAGCCTCTCCTCGGTTTTGGCGATGCGGGTTTCCAGCTCGGCGCGGGCTTGCCCGATATGGGTTTCCAGCTCTCCCTTGATCCTCTCAAGGCGAGCCCCCAGCTCGTCCCTAGCCTGTTGGAGCTGGTTCTCCAAGTAAGCGTGCGCTTGCTGGATTAAGTCTAGCTTGTTTTCTGCGCGGGCCAGGCGCTCTTCCAGGAAGCCGATCCGGTTTTCCAG
Encoded proteins:
- a CDS encoding apolipoprotein A1/A4/E family protein; translation: MEGRLLERLEKLEGIVETTVQVLPPLVQDLSRRIDTLREEVKAELRETRAHLENRIGFLEERLARAENKLDLIQQAHAYLENQLQQARDELGARLERIKGELETHIGQARAELETRIAKTEERLEAQITQVRTDLETRIAKTEERLEAQITQVRTDLETRIAKTEEKLEDQIGQTRAELEARIAKTEERLEAQITQVRTDLETRIAKTEENLQAQIAQVAAKAEAIRMEVRTEINTAFNKAILVFTAIGVVLALLTLFR